Proteins from a single region of Hordeum vulgare subsp. vulgare chromosome 6H, MorexV3_pseudomolecules_assembly, whole genome shotgun sequence:
- the LOC123401811 gene encoding ribonucleoside-diphosphate reductase large subunit — protein MYVVKRDGRQEAVHFDKITARLKKLAYGLSQDHCDPVLVAQKVCAGVYRGVTTSQLDELAAETAAAMTASHPDYASLAARIAVSNLHKNTMKSFSETVKVMYTHFNERSGLMAPLIADDVYEIIMKNATRLDSEIIYDRDFDYDFFGFKTLERSYLLKVGGKVVERPQHMLMRVSVGIHKDDIESAVKTYHMMSQRWFTHASPTLFNAGTPRPQLSSCFLVCMKDDSIEGIYDTLSECASISKSAGGIGVSIHNVRATGSYIRGTNGTSNGIVPMLRVFNDTARYVDQGGGKRKGAFAIYLEPWHADIYEFLDLRKNHGKEENRARDLFYALWIPDLFMERVQKNEQWSLFCPSEAPGLADCWGDEFQNLYNKYEREGKAKKIVSAQSLWFEILKAQIETGTPYMLYKDSCNRKSNQQNLGTIKSSNLCTEIVEFTSPTETAVCNLASIALPRFVREKGVPIESHPAKLVGSIGSKNRYFDFDKLAEITSVVTWNLNKIIDINYYPIETARTSNMRHRPIGIGVQGLADTFILLGMPFDSPEAQQLNKDIFETIYYHALKASAEIAAKEGPYETYDGCPVSKGILQPDMWNVVPSDRWDWPAIRGMISKVGLRNSLLVAPMPTASTSQILGNNECFEPYTSNIYSRRVLSGEFVVVNKHLLHDLTEMGIWSPVLKNNIIYDDGSVQKITEIPDDLKAIYKTVWEIKQKTVVDMAVDRGCYIDQSQSLNIHMDQANSGKLTSLHFHTWSKGLKTGMYYLRTRAAADAIKFTVDTSLLKDKKPANAEEEEDLEAKMAQVTCSLNNREDCLACGS, from the exons ATGTACGTGGTGAAGCGCGACGGGCGGCAGGAGGCGGTCCACTTCGACAAGATCACGGCGCGGCTCAAGAAGCTCGCCTACGGCCTCAGCCAGGACCACTGCGACCCGGTCCTCGTCGCCCAGAAGGTCTGCGCCGGCGTCTACAGGGGCGTCACCACCTCCCAGCTCGACGAGCTCGCCGCCGAGACCGCCGCCGCCATGACCGCCTCCCACCCCGACTACGCATCG CTCGCGGCCAGGATCGCCGTCTCCAACCTGCACAAGAACACCATGAAGTCCTTCTCAGAGAC GGTGAAGGTCATGTACACACATTTCAACGAGAGGTCTGGGTTGATGGCTCCCCTGATCGCAGATGATGTCTACGAGATCATCATGAAG AATGCTACACGCCTGGACAGTGAGATAATTTATGATAGAGACTTTGACTATGATTTCTTTGGGTTTAAGACGCTTGAGAGGTCCTATCTACTGAAAGTTGGTGGGAAAGTTGTGGAAAGACCGCAACATATGTTAATGAGGGTTTCTGTTGGGATACACAAGGATGATATTGAGTCTGCTGTCAAAACATACCACATGATGTCTCAGCGCTGGTTTACTCATGCTTCCCCAACCCTTTTCAATGCTGGCACTCCAAGGCCTCAA TTAAGCAGCTGCTTTCTTGTCTGCATGAAAGACGATAGTATTGAGGGAATTTATGATACTCTCTCGGAATGTGCTTCCATAAGCAAATCAGCTGGAGGGATTGGTGTTTCAATTCACAACGTCCGGGCTACTGGCAGTTACATTCGTGGAACAAATGGAACTTCTAATGGAATTGTTCCCATGCTACGTGTTTTCAATGACACTGCACGCTATGTTGATCAAGGTGGAGGCAAGAGAAAAG GTGCATTTGCTATATACTTGGAGCCTTGGCATGCTGATATTTATGAGTTCCTTGATTTGAGAAAGAACCATGGAAAG GAGGAGAATCGTGCCAGGGACCTTTTCTATGCTCTCTGGATTCCTGATTTATTCATGGAAAGGGTGCAAAAAAATGAGCAATGGTCATTATTTTGTCCCAGTGAAGCTCCAGGTTTGGCTGATTGCTGGGGAGATGAGTTTCAGAATCTGTACAATAAATATGAAAGAGAA GGCAAAGCCAAGAAAATTGTTTCAGCACAGTCCCTTTGGTTTGAAATTTTGAAGGCACAGATAGAAACTGGAACACCATATATGCTTTACAAG gACAGTTGCAACAGAAAAAGTAATCAACAAAATCTGGGCACAATTAAGTCTTCCAACTTGTGCACAGAGATAGTTGAGTTCACAAGTCCCACTGAAACTGCTGTGTGCAATCTGGCATCAATTGCTTTGCCACGTTTTGTAAGAGAAAAG GGTGTTCCGATAGAGTCCCATCCAGCTAAGCTTGTTGGCAGCATTGGGTCAAAAAATAGATATTTCGATTTTGATAAATTAGCTGAG ATTACTTCAGTTGTTACTTGGAATCTCAACAAAATTATTGATATCAACTACTACCCTATTGAGACAGCAAGGACGTCAAATATGAGGCACAGGCCAATTGGAATAGGTGTTCAAGGCTTAGCAGACACTTTCATTTTACTTGGCATGCCATTTGATTCACCAGAG GCCCAGCAGTTAAACAAGGATATCTTTGAGACTATCTACTATCATGCATTGAAAGCTTCTGCTGAAATTGCTGCAAAAGAAGGTCCTTATGAAACTTATGATGGGTGCCCAGTCAGCAAG GGCATTCTTCAACCTGATATGTGGAATGTAGTGCCATCAGACAGATGGGACTGGCCAGCAATAAGGGGGATGATTTCCAAAGTTGGATTAAGGAACTCTCTTCTGGTGGCTCCAATGCCCACTGCTTCTACTAGTCAAATTCTTGGCAACAACGAGTGCTTTGAACCATACACGTCAAACATTTACAGTCGAAGAGTCCTAAG TGGTGAGTTTGTTGTAGTGAACAAGCATCTCCTCCATGATCTGACCGAGATGGGTATCTGGTCTCCTGTCCTGAAAAACAATATTATCTATGACGATGGCTCTGTCCAAAAGATCACTGAGATCCCAGATGATCTGAAAGCAATTTACAA GACTGTTTGGGAGATCAAGCAGAAAACTGTTGTGGACATGGCTGTGGACCGTGGCTGCTATATCGATCAAAGTCAGAGCCTTAATATCCACATGGATCAAGCCAACTCCGGGAAGCTAACTTCCCTGCACTTCCACACATGGTCCAAG GGCCTGAAAACTGGGATGTACTATCTGAGGACACGGGCTGCTGCGGATGCGATCAAATTCACAGTGGACACTAGTCTTCTCAAG GATAAGAAGCCTGCCAAtgccgaggaggaagaggatCTCGAGGCCAAGATGGCGCAGGTGACCTGCTCCCTGAACAACCGGGAGGACTGCCTGGCATGTGGAAGCTAG
- the LOC123401812 gene encoding uncharacterized protein LOC123401812, giving the protein MQNPSRRSTISLAGPPACSGVQGWADLPDELLHPIVARLGSFRDILGFAATCPSWRTAYSSHPSKSTFRTRFPPLLIQPRVRQRPLLPPTDGCRELLTCKVVDPANPNAALRCQIPQETLENMKCIGSSYGNLIYYCNGCCRIVDVFTGLVWRFQLHACLPLSAKNCTIYGFNGILTAPVASPNSHLLVSTTTSYHDHESYFFDWPVGSDSWSQVRIPYMWSVDQIVEFNGEPGKMGKEEQHRVPCRRPLSDLFFPRIVGGDGSLEFAAFSRYRGLLLRPCLGCTLGRRTGPRGVSSASMAVPKHVLLWCRRVIRRPSHSSRRGTWPL; this is encoded by the coding sequence ATGCAAAACCCCAGCAGGAGGTCCACTATCTCTCTCGCTGGACCCCCTGCTTGTTCCGGGGTCCAAGGTTGGGCTGACCTCCCAGATGAGTTGCTCCATCCCATCGTTGCTCGGCTGGGCTCCTTTCGAGACATTCTTGGCTTCGCCGCAACATGCCCCTCTTGGCGTACTGCCTACTCTTCACACCCATCGAAATCTACATTCCGCACAAGATTCCCACCTCTCCTCATCCAGCCCCGTGTCCGTCAacgtcctcttcttcctcctactgATGGTTGTCGTGAGCTACTCACATGTAAGGTTGTTGATCCAGCCAACCCGAACGCGGCCCTTCGCTGCCAGATTCCTCAAGAAACCCTGGAGAATATGAAATGCATCGGCTCTTCCTATGGCAATCTCATCTACTACTGCAATGGATGTTGTCGCATCGTGGATGTCTTCACTGGCCTGGTGTGGAGGTTTCAGCTCCATGCATGTCTCCCACTCAGTGCCAAGAACTGTACGATATACGGCTTTAACGGCATTCTAACAGCCCCTGTCGCATCACCCAACTCACATCTCCTTGTCAGTACCACCACCTCCTACCACGACCACGAGTCCTACTTTTTTGATTGGCCTGTTGGAAGCGACTCTTGGTCCCAAGTCCGGATTCCTTATATGTGGTCAGTGGACCAGATTGTGGAATTCAATGGCGAGCCCGGAAAAATGGGGAAGGAGGAGCAACACCGCGTACCATGCCGACGGCCTCTCTCAGACTTGTTCTTTCCACGGATTGTGGGAGGAGACGGATCATTGGAATTCGCCGCCTTCTCGCGATATCGTGGACTGCTACTCCGACCCTGCTTGGGCTGTACGCTGGGACGGCGAACGGGACCCCGTGGAGTTAGCTCTGCCAGTATGGCTGTACCCAAGCATGTTCTACTCTGGTGCCGGAGAGTGATCCGCCGGCCCAGCCATAGCTCTCGCCGCGGCACTTGGCCTCTTTGA